A single window of Rana temporaria chromosome 1, aRanTem1.1, whole genome shotgun sequence DNA harbors:
- the LOC120927548 gene encoding vomeronasal type-2 receptor 26-like, producing MEIQLLAVRPHNISCFLTISDPDVHCVCIVLPTDSENCMKCPDEEWPNEKKDRCVPRVVEFLSYTDDPIVGVFSALSILCCLLTGLILGIFIHYQDTPIVKANNRDLSYLLLVSIMLSFLCVFLFLGHPVDVTCMLRVTSFGVIFSVAVSSLLAKSIMVCIAFKATKPGSPWRKWMGTKLPNCIICVFSLVQVIICVTWLSISPPYQDQDNNSYQGKIIIQCNEGSVIGFYSVLGYMGLLAAVSFIIAFLARTLPDSFNEAKYITFSMLVFCSVWIAMIPAYLSTRGKYMVAVEIFAIMASSTGLLGCIFFPKIYIILFRPDLNAKIVIH from the coding sequence ATGGAAATCCAATTGCTAGCAGTGAGGCCACACAACATAAGTTGTTTTCTCACAATCTCTGACCCCGATGTTCATTGTGTTTGTATTGTTCTTCCTACAGACAGTGAAAACTGCATGAAATGTCCTGATGAAGAATGGCCAAATGAGAAGAAGGATCGGTGTGTTCCAAGAGTGGTGGAATTTCTCTCCTACACTGATGATCCCATTGTTGGAGTATTTTCAGCTCTCTCCATCCTCTGTTGTCTTCTGACTGGTTtaatattggggatatttatacatTACCAGGACACCCCCATTGTTAAAGCCAATAACCGGGACTTGAGCTATCTTCTCCTGGTCTCCATCATGCTGAGCTTCCTCTGTGTCTTCTTGTTCCTCGGCCATCCAGTAGATGTGACCTGCATGCTGCGTGTCACCTCTTTTGGTGTCATCTTCTCAGTTGCCGTCTCTTCTCTACTTGCCAAAAGTATCATGGTGTGTATTGCTTTTAAAGCCACCAAACCTGGGAGTCCCTGGAGGAAATGGATGGGAACCAAACTGCCAAATTGTATCATTTGTGTCTTCTCACTGGTCCAAGTCATAATCTGTGTCACTTGGTTGTCTATTTCTCCCCCCTACCAGGATCAGGACAATAACTCTTATCAGGGGAAGAtcatcattcagtgtaatgaGGGTTCAGTTATCGGCTTCTACTCTGTCCTGGGATATATGGGGCTTCTGGCAGCTGTGAGTTTCATTATCGCTTTTTTAGCcaggacattaccggacagttttaatgaggctaagtacatcaccttcagcatgctggtgttctgcagtgtctggattgccatgatcccggcctatctgagcaccagagggaaatacatggtggctgtggagATTTTCGCTATAATGGCCTCCAGTACTGGACTTCTTGGCtgtatatttttcccaaaaatttaCATAATTCTGTTCAGACCTGACCTTAATGCAAAAATAGTTATCCACTAA